The Mycobacterium riyadhense sequence CTGGGCTGCGAACGTGGCATGACCCGCGCACTGAATCACCTGCTCAACCGCAATCTTGGCGATCACACCGACGAGGCGCAGTGGCCGATGGAGCTGGTATTCATGGTCGAGGCGGCCCTAGAGCTGGGCAGCCGCGAAGCGGTGCACGCGCTGCGGCCGTTCGTCGCCCGCTATGCCGGCAAGAACCTGGCGGCCGGACAGTTCGTCGCGCTGTTCGGCAGTGCCGACCGATATCTCGCCCGGATTGCGGCCCTTGGCGGTGACACCGATGCCGCCGAGCGTCATTTCGCTGCAGCGCTTGCGATGGACCAGCGGATGGGCGCGGTGGTTCATGTTGCGGAGACGCTGGCCCGACACGCGCTGTTTGCTGCGTCCGTCGATCGCACCGAGGAGGCCCGGCGCCTGGCCGAACGGGCACGCGACATCGCGGCGCCGATCGGCCAGTCTCGGGTCCTTGACCTGGTGGAACCGTTGCTTACCTTGGGTCTCGAGGGCCCGCAGGGCCCGGATGGACTGACCGACCGGGAGATTGAAGTGCTGCGGCTACTGGCCGAGGGGCTGAGCAATCGCGCGATCGGCGAGCGCCTCTACATCAGCACCAACACCGCCGCCAACCACGTTCGCAGCATCCTGCTCAAGACCGGTGCCGCGAATCGCACGCAAGCGGCGATGTACGCCGCCGACCACGAACTGCTCGGGTGAGGATCAGATGTCGGACAAGGCGCCGTCGGGCATGATGCGATCGGTTACCTCGACAATGACATCGGCGGGAAGACCGGCACGTGCGGCTGCGGTTCTGATGGCCTCCGGCGAGGGCGCCTCGTAGAGGCAATACGTCTTTCGCTTGTCCGCGGACAGAAACGAGTACAGCCAGCGAACGCCCTCCTGCGAATTGATGCGGTTGATCCCATCCACAGTGTCGAGGCTGGGCTCCAGGGCCGCCGCATAGTTGCGCTCGATCATGAATATCGGCACGGTGAACTCCTGTTGATCGTCTCGTCTTACCGTGGAACCTACGCCGACGATGAACGCCGGGCGGTGACGATCCAAAAACATTTGGAGCGTTGCGGAGTTTCTCAAAACCGCAACCCTCAGGCCACCCGAGCGACTATGGCGACGAGCTTTTTGCAGACGTCACTGCTGCATCCCGGGTCTCGGTTCAGCAACGGATCGTCGGGTGATCCGACGACCAGGGCTGGGCCGATTCCAATTGCGTGGCAACGCGGATGAGGATGTCTTCGCGTCCGTAGGCGCTGACCAGCTGTATGCCGATGGGCAGGCCGTCGGCGTTGCGGTGCAAGGGCAGGCTGATTGCGGGCTGCCCGCTCATGTTGAACGGCGGTGTGAACGCGGCGAATTGCCCGCCGCGGCGCATCGGTGCCGTTGGATGCTCGGGGTTGTTCTCGAACTCGCTCAGTGGCAGCGGTGGTTCGGCCACCGTCGGTGTGAGTAGCACGTCCCAACCGTGGGCCCACCACCGTTGCAGTGCACGCCGAAACGCCCACACCGTGTCCTGCGCCGCGGCGTATTCGACGGCGCTCAACAGCTGCGCACGCTCAATGAGCGCCCAGTTCACCGGCTCGATGTCGTCAGCGGTCACTTCGCGCCCCAGGGTCTCGCTGAACCTGCGTGCCGCCAGTGCTAGCTGCGTCGACCACAGCGTCATGAACTTCTCGGTCAACATAGTATCGGCGAGAACGGCCGGCCACGCCGGCTCGACGAGGTGACCGAGCCCTTCCAGTAGCGATGCCGCGGCCCGCACCGCAAAGATGCAGTCTTGATGCAGGAACTCGCCGCGCGGGTGCACGTCGAGCATCCCGATGCGCAACCGGCCGGGATCGGCGCCCACCTCTTCGACGTACCGTCGCTGCGGCGCGGGTGCGATTACGGTGTCGCCGACACCGGGACCGCGTACCGCGTCGAGCAGTCCCGCCGTGTCGCGCACGGTGCGGCTCACGCACAGTTCCACCCCCAGTCCCGCCTCGGCGCGTATCGGGCCCATGGTGGTCCGGCCCTGGCTCGGCTTGAGCCCGACCAGTCCGCAGCACGACGCGGGAATGCGGATGCTGCCACCGCCGTCCGAGGCGTTGGCGAACGGGACCATTCCAGCTGCGACCGCCGCCGCGGCTCCGCCGCTGGATCCGCCCGACGTGCGGTCGAGCGCCCACGGGTTGCGGGTCGGTCCCCAGGCCAGCGGCTGTGCGGTCGGCAGGCTGCCCATCTCGGAACTGTTCGTCCGTCCGGCAATCACCAACCCGGCCGCCTTGAAGCGGGCGACCAGCGTGGTGTCGGCGACGTCGATCTTGCCCGCCTCTTTCAACGCCACATTGCCGTTGGACAGCGTCTGACCGGCGAAGCTGGTGTAAAGGTCCTTGAGTAGAAAGGGCACCCCGCGAAACGGGCCGCCGGGCAGATCCGGGTCCGCGGCGGCTGACCGCGCGTGATCGAACCACTCGATGACCACGGCGTTCAGCGCGGGGTTGGACTGCTCGATCCGTTCGATCGCGGCCTCCAACAGCTCGCTGGCAGTGACCTCACCCATGGCGACCAAGCGTGCCTGATCCGTGGCGTCCATCCATCGTGTCTGCTCGGCAAGTTCACTCATGACTTCGGGTCTAGCACCGCCGGCGACGAAATGAAAAGCCCTCCAAGGGGCTGTTGAAGGCGGTCCGGAAAATCGGAATACCGCTTCATACAGTTCGATTTCGGTGAGAATGCCGCTATGTCAGTCCGCTCTTTCGACGATGCCAACGTGTTTCATCGCGCGATGCGCGCTGCCGCCGCTACGAAGACTGGTCGCATCGTCTTCCGGCCGACGGCACATCGCCTGGACCGGCTGGTCAGTAGGCTCACCGGGGGCAAGCGTAGCTTCGCCAGGATCGCGGCCGGCCTGCCAGCGGTTATCCTCACCACCACCGGCGCCAAGTCCGGGAAGCCCCGCACCGTCGCGCTGATGGGCATTCCGCGTCCCGATGGTGTGGCCGTGGTCGCGACGAACTACGGCAATGCCAAACACCCGGGCTGGTATCACAACCTCAAGGCCAGTCCTGCGGTCAAGGTGACGATGGATGGCGGTACCTGGGATGCCACCGCCCGCCTCGCCACACCCGTTGAGCGCGAGGAGATTTGGGCGAAAGGCGTCGAAATCTTCCCGGGTCTCATCAAGGAGCGAGCTTGGGCCGGCGACCGCCAGATCGAGGCGTTCATCCTCGTCTGGTGACCGTCGGGGAGGGGCTCGGACGTGCCGGCGTCAGTGAGTGCGCGCGCTGCCTCCGAGGCCAATCTCCAGGACACTGCCGGTGATAACGCCGGGGTCGGTGACCAGGTAGACCACGCCGCGGCTGACGTCCTCGGGTTGTAGCCACGGTCGAGGTATCGGGTTGGCTTTCATCATGCGGCGCACCAAGTCGTCGGGAACGTCGTCGGCGCCCGCGGGCTGCACCATCGGAGTCTGCGTAGTGGTCGGACAGATGACATTGACCGTGATGCCCACTTTGGCGACCTCCAAGGCGACGGATTTGGCGAGCCCGATGATCCCCCATTTGGTGGCGTTGTACGCGGCCAGCTCCGGGATGCCCATTCGACCACCCATGGAGGATGTCACCACGATCCTGCCGAAATGCTGCCGTCGCATGACCGGTATGGCCGCCCGCAGGGTGTGAAATACGCCTGACAGGTTGGTGTCCACGAGCTGCTGCCAAACCTGATCGCTCACCTGCTCCACGGGTCCGGTGCTGACGATGCCAGCATTGGCCACCACGATGTCGAGGCTGCCCAGGTCGGTTACCGTCTGTGCGATCGCGGCATCAACCTGGGCTGAGTCTCGCACGTCGATGGCTATCGGCAGACAGCGTCGGCCAAGCTCGTCAACGAGCTTGGCCGTCTCTCGTAGGTCGTCCTCGGTGGCGAGCGGGTAGGTCAAGTCACTCATCGGACCGGGCGCATCGGCGGCGACGATGTCCGCCCCTTCGGCCGCTAAAGCCAAGGCATGCGCGCGCCCTTGCCCTCGAGCCCCTCCGGTGATCAAGGCGACACGTCCATCCAAGGCACCCATGAGCGGTTACGTTAACAGCCTTGCGAAATGAATTGCGGCGGACCTTGTTTGCGTTAAGCGCCGGCCAGCGTCAGAACCAGGGTCCGGGATAGTGACCGTCCTGATCTCGCACCAAAAGGATCTCCCGGCATTCTCCGCCCGCGGACGCAGAAGTCTCGCCGCGGCATACCAGCGTCCAACCGGATATCCGCCCGAAGGGCCGCACGGCCCAGCTCGACGTAACCAGCTCGCCGGCAGGCAACGCGATCGCCGAAAACTTGCCGGCGGCGTTCGTGATATAGAGATGGCCGCCAAAGTAAGCCACTTTGGAAATCGATGACTTGTTGACTTCATCTCGATTCTTCAGAAAGTCCCAACGCTGCGTCCGCAGATTCCAGACACCGACCCCGAACTGCGAGGTGGCGGACGCGTGACCATCGATGAACAGCTGCCCGTCCGCCAACGTCGCGCCCAATCCATCGCCGGAAAGACGTTCGGAATCACCGATTTTGACGATCGATCGGGAGTTGAGGTCGAAGAATATTGTCGACATGATTCCAGGGCCATCCGAGCGCGTGAGCTTTACCAGCCGGTCGGGCCCGTCGGCCAGTTCACCGTCGACACTCGAAATATCGTTGTCCTGAAATATTGGCTCGCCCGACGGCAGTCGCAGTTCTGCACCCGATGCCCGGCCAACATCGGTGTTCCGCTGGAAGGCCAGAACGTCTTGCCAGGCCCGCCCGGGCTGTGGGTCGTCCCACATAACCGACAGGTCGGCATTCGAAAGTACAACGGTCCGTGGCGGTTTCAGGCTGTGGCCATCGGCGAAGGCATTCATCCAGGCCACGCCGGATGCGGCGCCGACGAGCCTCCAGTTCTTGGATGCTGACAATTGCAGGTCTGGGACCGGGGGTTGCAGTTGCCTTGTTGCCAACGGCTGGCTCGATCTGAGATCAAACACATATGCGGTCGCCGACCTGACGCTCGCTACCAAGTAGGCGACCTTCGGATCGTCCGCGGTGCCCGACAGCGCGCATGCAGCGCCTGTGATCTCCACCCCCGCAGCAACCGTGGGGACAGCCGGCGTTATCAATTGGCCCGTCTTCGTGTCGAACACCTTGGGACGGACCCGCTCCAGCGCCGACTTGCCGAGTGTGAATTCCTCGGGACAGCCGTAATAGACCGTTCCGCCGTAACTCTTCCAATCTTTCGCCAACACACTCGCTTGAGTGGGTGGCGGGACAACCGCATTGGCGACGGGTTTCGACGTCGAAGTAGCGGGCTGGGCCGCAGGTGGGGATGCGGTCGTTGAACACGCGGAAATGCCCAGACAGACGGCCGCCGCGCATGCCGCC is a genomic window containing:
- a CDS encoding DUF4242 domain-containing protein, yielding MFLDRHRPAFIVGVGSTVRRDDQQEFTVPIFMIERNYAAALEPSLDTVDGINRINSQEGVRWLYSFLSADKRKTYCLYEAPSPEAIRTAAARAGLPADVIVEVTDRIMPDGALSDI
- a CDS encoding mycofactocin-coupled SDR family oxidoreductase; its protein translation is MGALDGRVALITGGARGQGRAHALALAAEGADIVAADAPGPMSDLTYPLATEDDLRETAKLVDELGRRCLPIAIDVRDSAQVDAAIAQTVTDLGSLDIVVANAGIVSTGPVEQVSDQVWQQLVDTNLSGVFHTLRAAIPVMRRQHFGRIVVTSSMGGRMGIPELAAYNATKWGIIGLAKSVALEVAKVGITVNVICPTTTQTPMVQPAGADDVPDDLVRRMMKANPIPRPWLQPEDVSRGVVYLVTDPGVITGSVLEIGLGGSARTH
- a CDS encoding nitroreductase family deazaflavin-dependent oxidoreductase yields the protein MSVRSFDDANVFHRAMRAAAATKTGRIVFRPTAHRLDRLVSRLTGGKRSFARIAAGLPAVILTTTGAKSGKPRTVALMGIPRPDGVAVVATNYGNAKHPGWYHNLKASPAVKVTMDGGTWDATARLATPVEREEIWAKGVEIFPGLIKERAWAGDRQIEAFILVW
- a CDS encoding amidase: MSELAEQTRWMDATDQARLVAMGEVTASELLEAAIERIEQSNPALNAVVIEWFDHARSAAADPDLPGGPFRGVPFLLKDLYTSFAGQTLSNGNVALKEAGKIDVADTTLVARFKAAGLVIAGRTNSSEMGSLPTAQPLAWGPTRNPWALDRTSGGSSGGAAAAVAAGMVPFANASDGGGSIRIPASCCGLVGLKPSQGRTTMGPIRAEAGLGVELCVSRTVRDTAGLLDAVRGPGVGDTVIAPAPQRRYVEEVGADPGRLRIGMLDVHPRGEFLHQDCIFAVRAAASLLEGLGHLVEPAWPAVLADTMLTEKFMTLWSTQLALAARRFSETLGREVTADDIEPVNWALIERAQLLSAVEYAAAQDTVWAFRRALQRWWAHGWDVLLTPTVAEPPLPLSEFENNPEHPTAPMRRGGQFAAFTPPFNMSGQPAISLPLHRNADGLPIGIQLVSAYGREDILIRVATQLESAQPWSSDHPTIRC